From Centropristis striata isolate RG_2023a ecotype Rhode Island chromosome 16, C.striata_1.0, whole genome shotgun sequence, a single genomic window includes:
- the LOC131987935 gene encoding RNA polymerase II elongation factor ELL-like, translated as MSVLKENQSYGLSSGKLHRGANVSVFHVKLTDSAARAIGSFQHDKGCSSRPTICFNGNKGRISIPCSENRDELRIFTFGVTNVARDNPHGSFDCVQQLGSRAAEELSCLGVIQKKMTVNATDDSYDKARQSMAQAEEETRSRGAIVIKHGGRFQGKKVTVRAPAPALASLAKPQHTSLLRNVNKRPQVGASKPKKAASAPNGKLEGELQQRPLGERVRHLLALRPYKRPELILRLQRDGLTPRDKDLLDSALTEAGQLNIRDKTFVLKDNLYKDLQKDWPGYSSGDRLLLKRILVRKLFQPQQNLLSVPEAQVSPLRDTPNSSPAHRPKHLLPEETEYTDPLLSKKPRISHLSSKTASDKPRVAPSEPAAQRDVSEAAGNDQQRNSIDSRTLIDSLSAVCQQEAEVAKRLGATPGAQEEPEKPADPSKDKCDRPPSPLLVPDLNRHKTKRKKSKHKHRDQEKDRWRDRKEKRKDQRSEDPNDDVSVDEPSEMLFDSSELQADKDSADYLLKYTAICSHEQRQSYKQDFNTEYSEYRDLHARIDEVTRQFMELDTQLKQLHHESHKYKTVRNQILQEYRKIKKSNPNYSQDKQRCEYLHNKLSHIKQLISQYDRQQL; from the exons ATGTCGGTGCTGAAGGAGAACCAGAGCTACGGACTGTCCAGTGGGAAGCTCCACCGCGGCGCTAACGTCTCTGTTTTTCACGTTAAACTCACTGACAGCGCGGCAAGAGCCATCGGCTCTTTTCAACACGACAAG GGTTGTTCTTCCCGTCCCACCATCTGTTTCAATGGCAACAAAGGG AGAATCTCCATCCCCTGCTCAGAGAACAGAGATGAATTGAGGATCTTCACCTTCGGTGTGACGAACGTCGCCCGGGATAATCCTCATGGAAGCTTCGATTGCGTCCAACAGCTCGGATCTCG TGCTGCCGAGGAGCTGTCATGTCTCGGGGTGATTCAGAAAAAGATGACAGTCAACGCCACGGATGACTCATACGATAAGGCTCGTCAGAGCATGGCTCAAGCTGAGGAGGAGACGCGCAGCCGAGGGGCCATTGTCATCAAACACGGGGGGCGCTTCCAGG GTAAGAAGGTGACGGTGCGAGCTCCGGCGCCGGCGCTGGCCAGTCTGGCCAAACCCCAACACACGTCTCTGCTCAGGAACGTCAACAAGCGTCCCCAGGTGGGCGCGTCCAAGCCGAAGAAAGCCGCCAGCGCTCCAAACGGGAAGCTGGAGGGCGAGCTGCAGCAGAGGCCTCTCGGGGAGAGAGTCAGACACCTGCTGGCTCTGAGGCCCTACAAGAGGCCGGAGCTCATCCTGAGGCTGCAGAGAGACGGACTGACGCCCCGAGACAAAGACCTGCTGGACTCGGCACTCACGGAG gCTGGCCAGCTCAATATTCGGGACAAAACATTTGTTCTGAAGGACAACCTGTACAAGGATCTGCAGAAGGACTGGCCCGGCTACAGCTCAGGAGACCGACTGCTGCTCAAACGGATCCTTGTCAG GAAACTGTTTCAGCCTCAGCAGAACCTCCTCAGCGTCCCGGAGGCCCAGGTCAGTCCCCTGAGGGACACCCCCAACTCCTCCCCAGCTCACCGTCCCAAACACTTGCTGCCGGAGGAAACCGAATACACCGACCCCCTGTTGAGTAAGAAGCCCAGGATATCCCACCTATCGAGCAAAACGGCCAGCGACAAGCCGAGAGTGGCGCCGTCAGAACCAGCAGCTCAAAGAGACGTGAGCGAAGCGGCGGGGAACGACCAGCAGAGGAACTCCATCGACTCTCGGACGCTCATCGACTCGCTGTCGGCCGTCTGTCAGCAGGAGGCTGAAGTGGCCAAGAGGCTCGGGGCGACTCCCGGCGCTCAGGAGGAGCCTGAAAAACCAGCAGATCCCTCTAAAGACAAGTGTGATCGCCCTCCGTCCCCCCTGTTGGTGCCTGACCTGAACAGACACAAAACCAAAAGGAAGAagagcaaacacaaacacagagatcag GAGAAAGATCGGTGGAGAGacaggaaagaaaagagaaaagatcaACGATCAGAAGATCCAAATGATGACGTCTCCGTCGATG AGCCGAGTGAAATGTTGTTTGACTCCAGTGAGCTTCAAGCGGACAAAGACTCAGCCGACTATCTACT AAAGTACACAGCGATCTGCAGCCATGAGCAGAGACAGAGCTACAAGCAGGACTTTAACACCGAGTACAGCGAGTACCGAGATCTACACGCTCGTATCGACGAGGTGACGCGACAGTTCATGGAGCTGGACACGCAGCTCAAACAGCTACACCACGAATCACACAAATACAAG acggttcgaaatcaaattcttCAAGAGTATCGCAAAATTAAAAAG TCCAACCCCAACTACAGCCAGGACAAGCAGCGCTGTGAATATCTGCACAACAAACTGTCTCACATCAAGCAGCTGATCTCACAGTACGACCGCCAGCAGCTCTGA